One region of Vigna angularis cultivar LongXiaoDou No.4 chromosome 10, ASM1680809v1, whole genome shotgun sequence genomic DNA includes:
- the LOC108345948 gene encoding dolichol-phosphate mannose synthase subunit 3, protein MKHIVKILALVVAITVLWIGLLQTSVISHSYIWLLPIYFVVSLGCYGLLMVGVGLMNFPTCPQEALLLQKDIVEAKEYLKQKGVDLTLD, encoded by the exons ATGAAGCATATTGTGAAGATTTTGGCATTGGTAGTAGCCATTACAGTGTTATGGATTGGTCTTTTACAAACTTCGGTGATTTCACATAGCTACATTTGGCTG CTACctatatattttgttgtgtCTTTAGGATGTTACGGTCTATTAATGGTTGGAGTTGGTCTGATGAATTTCCCAACCTGTCCCCAAGAAGCTCTGTTGTTGCAGAAG gACATTGTTGAGGCCAAGgaatatttgaaacaaaaaggAGTTGATCTTACTCTCGACTGA
- the LOC108345648 gene encoding dolichol-phosphate mannose synthase subunit 3-like isoform X3, which yields MKHIVKILALVVAITVLWIGLLQTSVIPYNHTWLLPIYFVVSLGCYGLLMVGVGLMNFPTCPQEALLLQKDIVEAKEYLKQKGVLTLN from the exons ATGAAGCACATTGTGAAGATTTTGGCATTGGTAGTAGCCATTACGGTGTTATGGATTGGCCTTTTACAAACTTCTGTGATTCCATATAACCATACTTGGCTG CTACctatatattttgttgtgtCTTTAGGATGTTACGGTCTATTAATGGTTGGAGTTGGTCTGATGAATTTCCCAACCTGTCCTCAAGAAGCTCTGTTGTTGCAGAAG GACATTGTTGAGGCCAAGGAATATTTGAAACAGAAAGGAGTTCTCACTCTAAATTGA
- the LOC108345648 gene encoding dolichol-phosphate mannose synthase subunit 3-like isoform X1, translating into MKHIVKILALVVAITVLWIGLLQTSVIPYNHTWLLPIYFVVSLGCYGLLMVGVGLMNFPTCPQEALLLQKRSTSHWKGSASSLSMNNTVTDI; encoded by the exons ATGAAGCACATTGTGAAGATTTTGGCATTGGTAGTAGCCATTACGGTGTTATGGATTGGCCTTTTACAAACTTCTGTGATTCCATATAACCATACTTGGCTG CTACctatatattttgttgtgtCTTTAGGATGTTACGGTCTATTAATGGTTGGAGTTGGTCTGATGAATTTCCCAACCTGTCCTCAAGAAGCTCTGTTGTTGCAGAAG CGATCTACATCACACTGGAAAGGATCAGCATCCTCATTATCAATGAACAACACTGTCACTGATATATAG
- the LOC108345648 gene encoding dolichol-phosphate mannose synthase subunit 3-like isoform X2, whose product MKHIVKILALVVAITVLWIGLLQTSVIPYNHTWLLPIYFVVSLGCYGLLMVGVGLMNFPTCPQEALLLQKVQNLEWLWDRWRDTYVNQI is encoded by the exons ATGAAGCACATTGTGAAGATTTTGGCATTGGTAGTAGCCATTACGGTGTTATGGATTGGCCTTTTACAAACTTCTGTGATTCCATATAACCATACTTGGCTG CTACctatatattttgttgtgtCTTTAGGATGTTACGGTCTATTAATGGTTGGAGTTGGTCTGATGAATTTCCCAACCTGTCCTCAAGAAGCTCTGTTGTTGCAGAAG GTGCAGAATCTGGAGTGGTTATGGGACCGGTGGAGGGATACTTACGTAAATCAAATTTAA
- the LOC108345648 gene encoding dolichol-phosphate mannose synthase subunit 3-like isoform X4, with amino-acid sequence MKHIVKILALVVAITVLWIGLLQTSVIPYNHTWLLPIYFVVSLGCYGLLMVGVGLMNFPTCPQEALLLQKKF; translated from the exons ATGAAGCACATTGTGAAGATTTTGGCATTGGTAGTAGCCATTACGGTGTTATGGATTGGCCTTTTACAAACTTCTGTGATTCCATATAACCATACTTGGCTG CTACctatatattttgttgtgtCTTTAGGATGTTACGGTCTATTAATGGTTGGAGTTGGTCTGATGAATTTCCCAACCTGTCCTCAAGAAGCTCTGTTGTTGCAGAAG aaattctAG